In Runella sp. SP2, the genomic window TAAAAAGCACCGCAACGTCGTTTTTGGGGTCGTGAGGTGGGTATAAAATACTGCCCGACATCATATCGTGGCCGCGCGGTTCAAACATCAATCCTTTACGAATCCAATCGAATTCACGAAGAAAGTGCTGGCGTTTTTCGCTCATATTGCGTCCTTCCAATAAAGGACCGCCTCCTGCGACTAAGCGTACAGGGTTGCCGCAGGTGTGGGCATCAATGCAGAAAAAGGTTTTTGAAGACACAGCGTAACAGAAATAGTAGTAAAATATCTAAATGAATGTTTGTGTATGAGACCATCATACGAAGCCATAAAAGTAGCGAAAAAAACACGACCCAAACGGAGGATGAAAAAACTTTAAACCCTGCGCCAAAACTATTCAAATACGATGGCTGTTACTTATCTATTGAAACAAACCAATCTTTAGAACGTATGGCCTACCGCGATTTAAAGCCCAAACAGCTTCTCCAACTCCACACGCTTGGCGAACTGAAAGCTGCGGGCTACCAGCCCAAATCTATTAAGCAAGAATTAAGAGATAACCTTATTGAGAAATTACGGGCCAAAGAATCTGTTTTTCCTGGCATTTGGGGGTACGAGGATACTGTTATCCCCGACGTTGAACGGGCTATTTTGTCGATGCACCACATCAACCTGCTAGGGCTTCGTGGACAGGCTAAAACGCGGATTGCGCGATTGATGGTTAATTTGCTCGATGAATACATTCCTGTAGTAGCAGGCTCAGAACTAAACGACGACCCGTTGCAGCCGCTGTCGCGTTTTGCGCGCGACCTTGTGGATGAGAAAGGCGACCACACGCCGATTGCGTGGGTACATCGTCAGGAGCGGTATGCTGAAAAATTAGCCACACCCGACGTATCGGTAGCCGACCTTATTGGGGACGTTGACCCCATCAAAGCTGCAACGCTCAAATTACCTTATTCGGACGAACGCGTGATTCACTTTGGACTCATTCCGCGCTCGCACCGTTGTATCTTTGTTATCAACGAATTGCCTGATTTACAGGCTCGTATTCAGGTATCATTGTTTAATATTTTGCAGGAGGGTGACATCCAAATTCGCGGCTTCAAACTGCGCCTCCCCCTTGATATTCAGTTTGTTTTCACGGCAAATCCCGAAGATTACACCAACCGTGGAAGCATTGTGACGCCTTTGAAAGACCGTATCGACAGCCAAATTGTGACGCACTATCCGAAAACGCTCGAAATTGGGAAGAAAATTACGGCGCAAGAAGCGGTGGTGAAAACTGAGCAGAAAGGCATGGTGAAAGTCAACGAAATTGTGAAAGACTTGGTAGAGCAAATTGCCTTTGAAGCCCGCGACAGTGAATACGTAGATTCGAAAAGTGGGGTATCGGCACGCTTGACGATTGCGGCTTTTGAAAACTTACTTTCGGCGGCCGAACGTCGGGTGTTACTCAACGGTGAAAAAGAAACCTATGTGCGTATTTCAGACCTTTACGGAGCGGTGCCTGCCATTTGCGGAAAAGTAGAATTGGTCTATGAAGGCGAAGTAGAAGGCCCTGTGATTGTAGCTCAAAACTTGATTGGCAAAGCGATTCGTACGCAGTTTTTGACGTATTTCCCCAATCCCGAATCTCTCAAAAAGAAAAAAGGAGCGAAGAACCCGTTCCAAAAAATACAGCAGTGGTTTGGGGAAAATGAAATGGATATTTTGAGCGAACTCACCAACCGCGAATACGAAGCCCGTTTAAAGACAATCGAAGGATTAGATGATTTGGTGGATGATTTTCACCGTGGTTTGAGTCGGGAAGAAAAGCTATTTATGATGGAGTTTGCCCTGCACGGCATGGCCGAACACTCGCTCATTGGTAAACAGATGTTGGACCGTGGACTGCATTTCAAAGACTTGTTGAGCAGTATGTTCTCTGGACCCGATGAGGACGAAGATAATGACGATGTTTTTTAATACCAACCTCCCGAAAGTTCTAAAACTTTCGGGAGGTTTTTTTTGTGCTCGTGGATTCTCAAATCCTTGTGATGTCTTAGGCTTTTGATTCACGCGGTTTTGAGAAACCGCTGGGTTGGGTATGAGTACCCAACTACACAGGTGATGATGTTTTTTAATACCAACCTCCCGAAAGTTCTAACTTTCGGGAGGTTTTTTTGTGCTCGTGGATTCTCAAATCCACGAAAGAGGTTTCTCAAAACCTCGTGATGGCTTAGAATTTGGTCACAGTACTTACGATGGGGATAATTCCGTTTTCGTAACGCTGTTGAAGGAAACTCTGACGTAAGTACGAAGGCAATTCCTCAATCCACTGTTGATAGGCTTTTAAGCCCATTACTTTGGCCACATAACATTCGTGGATAAAGTTGAGGTACTTCACAATATTGAGTAATGACTGATGAAACTTAGGTATGTCGATGTCGGCTTCCACAAAACGTTCAATTTCGCGCTGGGTACCCGAAATTTTCAACCGACTCATGAGGTCAAAGTAGGTCGTTGGTCCCGTATGTTTAGCGATTTCTTCCCAGTGCGTTGTACCAAATTTGGTGATAATTTTTCCAGTTTTTGAGCGCAATGCTTTTTCTGGGTTGGCTTGTAAACGGCGGCGGTAAGCCCGTAAGCGTAAGTCGCGCGTTGTCTTTAAAAACTGAGCAATGTGCGCTTCGGCTTGTTTCGGCGTTTCGAGCGGTTGGAGCAATGCTGGCTCGGTAGTTTGCGGTAATTGATGATAGGTATAGTGCCCTAGCGGCCCATCGACATAAAATCCAATGGATTCAGGATACCACCCTTTGGCAACGTACCCGTTAATAATTTGCCCCACGACGGCTTCAATCGGCACGTCGATTCCTTGGATGGCTAAAAACGCTTTGGCTCCGTATAAGACACTATAGTAGGCTTGCGGAAACGTCCAGTGAAGGGAGTGCTTTTGATAGTTTTCGTCGGTGTAATTGGCGGCGGTTCTGAGCATATATTCGGCGCTCCATGCGTGCAATAACCATTTTTTTGCCGCACCTACGCGTGCGCCTTCCCGTTTGGGATTGAAGCGTTGAAGGGTACTTAATTGGCGAACCTCTTCTAATGGGGTGGTGTGGCGGATGTAGTAGTCTATACTACGAAAATGGTTCAAGAATACCTGCGCAGGAATGGACTTCTGCCACTCTTCGTGCGTGTTTGTTGGTATATTTTGTTGGTTACTTATCATGGCTTTTTGCATTATTCTAGTAATAGAATCTGTTACAAATAAAACGAAAATGACGTTGTTTTAGTTTGTAAAGTGGTGTCGATAAGCTGAGTTTAAGTGGTTGTATTCCATAAAGTTGTTGACTATTGATAGACAATAACTGTGCCAAAAGGGTATGTCTAATTATGGAATTTTAATTTTGGTATTTTTTTTATTTGAAATGATAAGCACGTTAGAAGCCTGTATCTTTGTAGCCAAAAGTCTCTTTATTTCTCACTAAGCCACTTTTTGTGATGATTTTGTATAAAATGAAAGGGTTTCACTGGAGCATTATGCTCTGTATTTTTTTTGCCGTAGGTTGGGTGGGCTGCTCCGAACAAAGCCAAACGGAGGCTGCTCAGTTTTTTTTGAAAGGAAATCTTAAACTTGAGAAAAGAGAATATGCCGAGGCGATTCGCTACTATGACGAAGCAATTCTAAAGCAAGGTGATATGGCCGATGCCTTCTGTAATCGTGGAATTGCCTACTTGCATATCGGTGAAACGGAAAAGGCATTAGAAGATTTTAACAAAGCCATTGAACTAGATAAAAAACTCGACGAGGCGTATTTTAATCGGGCGGGGGCGTTGGTGGACCGTAAAGAGTTTACGCAGGCCGCCGCAGACCTCGAACAGATTCGTAAGAATTACCAAGACTCCACCAATTATTATCTCCGCTGGGGCGATTTGAAATTTAACCAAGGTTATTACGACCAAGCGTTGGCAGAATATGACCGCGCCGTAGCATTGAAAGCAACCAACGTACAGGCACTGGTCAACCGAGGCGTAGCGTATTTTGAAAAAAAAGACTTTAAATCTGCCCAAGTTGATTTTGAAAAAGCCCTGAAACTTGATTCTCAACAACAACTTGCGTATAATAATTTGGCATTGATTTTTGCGCGGCAAAACCAACTCGACCAAGCCGTGAAAATGGTAGAACGCGCCTTGGACTTCGACCCCGTCAATCCCATTTACCTTAATAATAAAGGCTACATCTTACTTTTACAGAACAAAGCAGAAGAGGCAAAAAAGTTGATTGAACGTGCTTTGGAAAAAGACCCTCAAAACAGCTACGCACATCGTAATTTGGGGTTGTACTGGATGCAAACTGGCAATAAAGTAGAGGCATTGGTTGAATTGAAAAAAGCGTATGACCAAAACCCTTCTACCGACCAAATTCATTTTTGGTTAGGTAAAGCCCAAGCCGATAACAACCAAAAGGACGAAGCCTGTCGTACGTGGCAAAAAGGAGAAGCTATTGGCGATGCGGAAGCAGCCTCTGAGCGGAAGAAAAACTGTCGATAAACGACCTTAACAACTTCCCGAAAGCTCAAACTTTCGGGAAGTTTTACCAATGAAAAATACAATTATAGGAATCCTCTTTGCGATGCTTTGGGCGTCGGCATCGGTGGCAACGAAATTTGGAATTCGGTCGGCCGACCCGCTCATTTTGGCCAATGTTCGGTTTTTGCTGGCAGGCACGCTTATGTTGACTTTTGGATATACCTTCGCCAATAGCGAAAAAACACTCCCACGAGGACGTGAATGGGGGCAATTGGCCATTTTTGCCCTATTCAATACAACGTTATATTTGAGTGCCTTTGTCCTTTCGATGCGCGAAGTATCGGCGGGCATCGGAAGTTTATCCACGGCTACAGGGCCGTTGTTTGTCATTGTGTTATCAGCAATATGGCTACAGCGCCGCCTCAAGTGGAACGAAGCCCTAGGGGTTGTATTGGGCCTTTCGGGTGCAGGGTTGGCTACCTGGCCTTTGCTCCAAAATAGCTTTGCTACGCCGCGCGGGCTTTCTATTCTGATGGCTGGAATCGTGTCGGTATCGGCTGCGAGTGTATATTATGCCCGTATCTCGTGGCGATTACCCAACGTGCTTATCAACGGTTGGCAAGTAATGATGGGGGGAATTATGCTACTGCCTTTTACAATCTATTTTGCCGATTGGCAACATACCCGCTGGGACGCGCAATTTTGGGGAGCAGTAGGCTGGTTGATTGTCCCCGTTTCGGTCATTTCGTTGCAGTTGTGGTTTTATCTCCTTCGCTTAGATGCCGTGAGGGCCTCTATGTGGCTTTTCCTTTGCCCCGTTTTTGGGTTTACGTACTCTTCTTTTTTTCTGGGAGAACCTCTTTCTTGGCATACGTTTGTAGGAACAGCACTCGTTGTGGCAGGGCTGTACGTAGCCCAGCGCATCGGTGCCCGTGCCAAGGGTTTCTCAAAACCCGCTTTTGACGCCGAAAAAGGCGAAAGGATATGAGTATCCTTTCGCACGTGTTGTGGCAAGGGTTTCTCAAAACCCGCTTTTGACGCAGAAAAAGGGAAAGGATATGAGTGCCTTTTCGCACGTGTCACATGTCCCAAGCGATTCCAAACCCCACTGCTGGCCGCGACAAAGGCGTATTTTGCAGCGAAAAGCCAATTCTGGGTTGTGCTAAACGGGTATTATAGACACTGACTGCTCGGCGAATTTTTAACGTAGAAATGATATTGGCCGTCAGCGACACGCCGATGGAAGCAAGGTAAGTAGCCCAAAACGTTCGACGGCTTACGTTGGCTGAGCCACCCTCAATTAAATAATAAATGGTAGGAAGCACCGACACCACCGTACCGACCGTTCGAATGACACGTGCACTTTTAAAATAGTGATTCACTTCGGGGTCGTCGAGTTCGCCAAAAGGGATTTCTAACGAATAATTGCTGCGCAAACGAACCCCGCCGTAATAATACCTGCCGTTGGCGCCTACTACAATCGGTTTGAGGTGCGAAAACTGATACTTTTTGAGTAACGCCGCTGTGCTGTCTATGCGAGAAACTTGGGCTTGAATGGCAAGACTGAGCGTCAGAAAGAGGAAAAGAAGCAGATACTTTGTTTTCACAGCAGAGGTTGTATTTTTGTTGAATTACTAACGTTTTTTCTGTTATAAATGGTAAAGATACTAACGGTGAAAGTTCTCAAATATAGTCTTTATTTATTGATTTGTTGGGGATGTTTAGCACGTGCGGAGGCTCAAAGAACCAAAGCAAAACCTGCTGCAAAGCCCATCACCCTAAAAGTGATGACGTTCAACATTCACCACGGTGAAAATAACGTGGGTAAAACCAACCTGACGCGAGTAGTGGAATTGGTGAAAGAGTACCAACCTGATTTTGTGGCGTTGCAAGAGATAGACAGCGTAGTTCCTCGCTCGGGGAAGTTGAATCAGATGCGGATTTTGTCGCTTCTTTCGGATTATCATTCAGCATTTTCGGCCGCGATTGACTTGCAGGGAGGAAAGTACGGCTTGGGGATTTTGTCAAAACGGCCGATTGAGCACGTTCAAAAATTAAAGTTACCCAATCCAGACTCAACCGAACAGCGCATTTTGATGTGTGCATTGGTACCCTTGTCGGAAGGAAAATCAATTCGCTTTTGCAACACCCACCTCGATCACCAATCGGCCTTGAATCGTGGTTTACAAGCAGCGATTATCAACGAAAACCTCCAAAATAGCATTTATCCCGTGATTTTGGGAGGGGATTTTAACGCTACTGCCGACAATCACACGCTAGAGGCTTTGACCAAATATTGGAACGACGCAGGGGCTAACTCAACCCAAGCCACGTACCCAGGCAATGGAAAACGCATTGACTATTTTTGGACGCACTCCTCAGCTCCTTTTAAAGTCGTAGAATATAAGGTACTGGACGAGCCCACCGCGTCTGATCATTTACCCGTGTTAGTCACTTATTCGTTTGGCAAATGAAAGCACTTCTATTTCGAGTTCCAACCGTGGACGACCGCTCGTTTCGGGTGCAGGTGGACGAAGGGGCGCATTTTTATGAACGACTCCATTTTCACCCCGAATTTCAGTTGACGCTCATTTTGGAAGGAACGGGCACGCTGGTCGTTGGCGACCGCATCGACCGTTTTCAGCCGTTGGATTTGCTGTTGTTGGGTGCCGATGTGCCGCACGTCCTCCTCAGCGACCCTGCCTATTTTGAGCGAAACGCGCAGTTACAAATAAAGGCGTGTACCTTTTTTTTTAGAGAAGAATTTTTCTTGCAGTTTTTTGAAAAAACGCCAGAGTTACGGCACATTCACGCCATCTTACAAGACGCAAGGCGCGGGGTGCGGCTGCGGTTTGGGCAACCTACTGATGTAACAAATCAGTTTGAACAAATAGCCCAAAAACGTTCTTTTGAACAATTTACGGCTTTGCTGACCTTTCTTGATTTTCTAACGTTGTCGCAAGACTACGAGCTTTTGGCGGGGGCATCGTACCGAAAACCGAAGCAGCCCGTGGATCAACAGCGGCTGGAAAATGTCTTCAATTTTATCTTAGGGCACTATGCCGACCCCATCACGCTAGAGGACGTGGCCAATGTCGCTAATTTGACTTCGCCTGCTTTTTGTCGGTTTTTGCGTACCCACACGCGCAAAACATTTTCGGAACTATTGAGCGAAGTCCGCATTGAGCACGCGTGTCGTTTGCTCAAAGACTCCACCAAAAGTGTCAGCGAAATTGCCTTCGAATGTGGGTACAGCAATTTATCCAATTTCAACCGTCAGTTTAAACAAATCACCAAACTGACGCCCCGAGAGTACGTAAAATCGGCGGGAGAATTGGGTCAATGAAGAGTAAGGTAACGCTTCCAGAGGTAGTAGTTGGCGGCCATGATGGCTAGTACTACCAACGGAAAAATGGCAAAAGCCGTATGCTCACCCACAAACGCCCACGAAAGAGCAGCGCAGATGAAATTGAAGGTAAAACCTGCATAAGCCCATTCTTTCACGATGGACGAATAGGTTTGCAATAAGCCTATGACGCCGAGCAGTTTGGCCGACCCGACGATGAGTAGAAGGTACATTGGGTAGCCGAGCATTTTAAAGGCTTCTTGTCCATCTTTTTGTTGGGTAACTCCGCCAATGCCATCCATTGTCATAAACAAAACAAAAATAATTGTAGTGGTCCAGTAGCTGATTTTTAGGGCTTTAGGGCTCATGAGTTGGGGTGTTTAGAAAAGTGAAATATCCAGTGATTGCCAAATTTATCGGTAAGCATTCCGAGCGTTGCTCCCCAAAACGTTTGATGGAGAGGTTGAGTAACTACTCCGTTTTGGGCTAATTTTTCAAAGGCAACTTGTGTTTCGTTGAGCTGCTGAAAATAAATAGAAAGGGTGATTGAATTTCCTCCAACCCGTTTATTCCCAAGCATATCTGAGGCTAAAAGCAAGATTTTGCCTTCTTTTTCCAAGACAGCATGTAAGATTTGGTTTCCAACTTCGGCAGGCATTTGGGCTGACATCGGTGACTCTGCCACGGGTTGTAGCCGTAGTTCTCCCCCCAAGCACTGTTGGTAGTACAGCATGGCTTCGCGACAGTTTCCCTCAAAATTGAGGTAAGGCGTGAGTTGTATCATGTCTCCGAAACTTAGGCGTTTGCAGCAGCTTCCAATTGGGCAATGTCTATTTTTTTCATTCCAAGCAAGGCGTTTAAGACCCGTTGGGCTTGTTGTGGGTCAGGGCTGCCAAGCATTTCACTAAGCTGAGTAGGGACAATTTGCCAAGAAACCCCAAACTTATCTTTGAGCCAGCCGCACTGTTGGGCGTTTGGGTCAGCGTCAGCCGATAATTTTTTCCAGTAGTAGTCGATTTCGTCTTGAGTTTCGCCATTGACGATGAACGAAATAGCTTCACTAAAACTAAACTGCGGGCCGCCGTTGAGCGCTACAAAGGGTTGCCCATTTAGTTCAAAGCCAATGGCGAGTACTTGGTCTCCAGAACGGGTAATACGACCCGTACTAGCGTCGCTAAAAATAGAAGTGTAAAATGCGACAGCTTCTTCGGCATTGCCGTTAAACCAAAGATTAATGGAAAGAGGGGGTGTTTTCATGGGTGTTGTGCGATTAATTGATAATGCAAAAGTATAGACGGAATTTATGAACGAAGCTGTGTAAAAACGACAATCTGAGGGGTTGATTCCGACACAGACGGCTTGTACTTTTGTAAAAAACTTCTACCATGAAACACGTCTCGATTTTAGTGCCTGAAACGGCAGTCTCTGCGGCTATCGTTGACCCAAGGTATATGTTTACGGCCGTCAATGAATTTATCAAAGGCCAAGGACGCCCGCCGCTGTTCAATGTGCAATTGGTGGGTATGACCAAAGAAGTGCGACTCAACGATGGCCTAATTTCGATCCATTGCGACGCCGTTATTAGCGACCTTCCCAAAACCGACCTCATCATTGTGCCTGCCGTTAGCGGGCATATCGAGCACGCCTTAGAGCGAAACCAAGCCTTGGTTCCGTGGATAGTTGACCAATACAAACGCGGGGCTGAGGTGGCAAGCTTATGTTTAGGTGCGTTTTTATTGGCTTCAACGGGGCTGCTAAACGGCAAATCATGCTCAACGCATTGGCTTTTTGCCAACGAATTTCGACGAATGTTCCCCGACGTTACCCTCACTGACGACAAAATAATCGTGGAGCATAAAGGTCTGTATTCGAGCGGTGGGGCACATTCGTATTGGAATTTGCTATTGCATTTGGTGGAAAAATACGCAGGTCGAGAAATGGCGATTTTAGCAGCCAAGTTTTTTGTACTCGATATTGGACTCGATAGCCAATCACCGTTTAGCATTTTTAAGGGTCAAAAAATGCACGAAGATCTTGAAATCAAGAAAGTACAAGACTTTATAGAAACCAATTACCAAGATAAAATTACGGTGGACGACCTTTCGGATACGTTTGGAATTGGCCGCAGGACGTTTGAACGACGGTTTAAAAAAGCCACTAATAACACGGTGGTGGAGTATTTACAACGCGTGAAAATGGAAGTTGCTAAAAAACAGTTTGAACTCACCCGCAAAACGGTCAACGAAGTGATGTACGACGTAGGTTATACGGATACGAAGGCATTTAGAGATGTATTCAGAAAAGTGACGGGACTGTCGCCCATTGATTACAAAAATAAGTATAACAAAGACGCGGCCTGATTTTGACCAAAATAGTATCAGAAAGTATTAATCTAAGCCAAAGCAACGAATGTATAGCTTGTACTTTTGTGTCGTAATTATTGGAACAAGCAAAAAGAAATAGACCAAAAATATGAAACCAAGCTGGATTGGAGTTTACCCCGCCGTCACGACGAAGTTTTTCGAGGACGAAACGTTGGACATCAAGATGTTCACGTACAACATCGACGAACAAATCAAAGCAGGAGTGCACGGAATTATCATCTGTGGGTCGTTAGGAGAAAATAGTACCCTAACCTACGATGAAAAACTAACCCTCTTGACGGCGGCCCGCGAGGTGATTGCTGACCGTGTGCCGTTGGTGATTGGAGTGGCCGAAAATAGCACCCGAGTAGCGGTCAATTTTGTAAAAGAAGCCGAGCAAGCGGGCGCTGATGGCATCATGTTGTTGCCGCCGATGCGCTACCCTTCCGACGACCGCGAGACACTCCATTTCATGCACACCGTCGCCGATGCTACTGACCTTCCGTACATGGTATATAACAACCCCGTGGCGTACAAGACCTTTGTAAGCATTCCGATGTTCAAAGATTTGGCTCAAAATGCGCACTTTGAATCCATGAAGGAGTCAACGGGTGATGTGCGTTATATGACGGATATTATCAACGAATTGGGCGGGCGTTTCAAAATCATGTCGGGAGTAGATGACTTGGCACTTGAAAGCCTTTTGATGGGTGCTGACGGTTGGATTGCTGGATTGGTGGACGCCTTCCCGCGCGAAACGGTCGTGATTTATGAATTAGCCAAACAAGGCCGTATCGCCGAAGCCCGCGAGATTTACCGTTGGTTCTTCCCACTGTTGCACTTAGATGTTTCAACGAAGTTTGTACAAAATATCAAATTGGCCGAAGTAGCTACGGGCTTAGGAACGGAGTATGTTCGTCAGCCACGCTTGCCATTGGTAGGCGAAGAACGCGAGCATGTATTGAAGGTAATCAACGATTCATTAGCAAAACGCCCTGTATTGCCACAGATTTAAGCATTTATACACTTTTACCCTACCCTGAAAGGCAATAATCAGCAATGGTTATTGCCTCTTTTTTCGTAAATCAACGATGCCCTATGTGTTCTATGTGTGTTTATTCTATTTGTGTCCTATGTGTTTTAGAATAAAAGTATTTACCCGTAATTTTCAGCACCTTCCTTCAAACGCTGTTGAATGCGTTTACGGAGGGCATCGGGTGACAGGACTTTGATAATTTCCCCGAATCCTAAAATTTCTTTTTCTAATTCAAAGTTGAGTTGGACAAAAAGCTCAAATACAATCCCTTCTTGTTGACGCTCCAACGTTACTTGCGAACTGTGCAATGGCTTGGTTTCTAAGTAAGGTGCGTGGGCCGCAGCCACCCAAAGCCGCACTCGTCGGGGGCGCTGATTAGGGCTGACCGTCACGCCAATGACGTGCTGATAAAACGCTTCGGGCTGTAGGTGCTCGTTGGCTCGAAAGGGCTTGTCTTCGTCGATACTACATTCAATGATTCGGTCGAGTGCCAAGTGAAGAACTTCGGAAAGGTGGTTTTTGACTCCAACTGCAAACCAACGGTTTTTGTACTCTTTGAGCCACCACACATGAAACGTAAATTGGTTGGCTTCTTTGGCTCGAAACGATTGGTAAGTCATCGAAACCGCCTTCTGCCGCACCACGGCTTGGTACAAGGTCTCCAAAAACGACAACCCCCGTAGGTTTTCATTCTTCTCAAAATCAATGACAGTTTGCTGATGGTGTTTGGCCGCATATACGTGCCCTTCTAGCTTTTGAATAACATCCGTAAGCTGTTGAAAATGCGAAAATCCCTTAAACTGACGCAACACCTCCACGGCTTCGTTCATCCGTTGTAAGTCTAGCTCCGTTAGGGGAATTTGGGTTATACTATAAGTTGGGTCTTCGTAAGTGTAATATTTCTTGTCAACCACCACAATCGGTGCGAAGTACCCCAACTTATCGCTTCTCATCATTTGAAGGTCTGCCTGAATCGTGCGGCGACTGATGCCTTTGTCCATTCCTTCGTACTCATACATGGCTTCGGAGACTTTTTCAATGAGGTCTTCGAGCGTCCATTTGCGGTAGCGGTTACGCAAACAAGCGTCAATGGTCTTGTATCTTATAAGGGCGTTGCGGTTGGCGGGCATGGGATAAACCAGTTTTTTTGAAAATTTCCGAAAATAATTTCAACTACGCAAAAAGACTGCGCAGATGGCATCAACCTTTGTATCGTCAAGTTAATGATAACGAACCTGATGCTGGTGTTCATCGCCACATAGTGCCGCCGAAGTATCGCACGGTATGCTGTCGAAATCACCCTAATTTGACTCTTAAACTGTGGGTCGAGGGTTCGAATCCCTCCTTGGCGCAAGCCATGTAACTCAGCTGGGTAGAGTAACAGACGTAGAAGAAGGCCGCTTCACCAAAAATGGTCACCATCGGGCTAATAAGGGCAAAAAACGCTTCTGTGACGGGCATCAAGCCTATCACAGTTTGGAGAAAGCCAGCAAACGGGACAATGCCGTTTTTCGCGTTTGAGGTTCTTTTTGACGAGCAAACTTGGTTTGACAAACAAGCATTACGCTGTTTGGAAAACCAAGGAAAACCGTTGAAAACAATCCTAAACAAAAAAGACAAAAGCCCGATTCCGCCTTCAAAAAACGAAGTGTTTTTTACCCTGAAGCTAAACTGAAACAGTCATCATTAATGCTTAAAATTATGAAAATTGTTCGCATCAACGCCTACCAAGTAGGGCTAGTTTTTCGGGATGAAACGTACGTAAAAGCGATTACGGAGGGCACACACTGGTTGTCGCCTTTCAAGACCGTGAAAATATACAATACTACTCAGCCTTTCGTAGCGCCTTGCGCGTTAGATATTTTACTGAAAGACAACACGTTGGCAGCTATGCTCGACGTGGTTGAGGTAAAAGACAACGAGATTGTGTTGCAGTACGAGAACGAGCTCTTCAAAACGGTGCTCAAGCCAGGGCGTTATGCGTTTTGGAAAAGCATCATCAACTATCACTACGTTCGGGTGGACTTAAGCAAAGTAGAAATCACCGAGGAGATTGATTTGGCCGCACTTGCTGCCAAAGAGGTACTAACGTATATGCGTACTTACACCGTCGAGCCTTACGAAAAAGGGTTGCTTTTTGTGGATGGTAAGCTGCAAAAGATGTTAGAAGCGGGCACCTATTACTGGTGGCGAAACAACCTATCGGTTTTTGTTTCAAAAGTCGATATGCGTCAGTTACAACTAGAGGTAGCGGGGCAGGAGATTTTGACCAAAGACAAAGCGTCGTTGCGCGTCAACTTTCATGTTCAATACAAAGTCGCTGACGTGATGAAGGTACTTGTGGAGAACAAA contains:
- a CDS encoding tetratricopeptide repeat protein, producing the protein MKGFHWSIMLCIFFAVGWVGCSEQSQTEAAQFFLKGNLKLEKREYAEAIRYYDEAILKQGDMADAFCNRGIAYLHIGETEKALEDFNKAIELDKKLDEAYFNRAGALVDRKEFTQAAADLEQIRKNYQDSTNYYLRWGDLKFNQGYYDQALAEYDRAVALKATNVQALVNRGVAYFEKKDFKSAQVDFEKALKLDSQQQLAYNNLALIFARQNQLDQAVKMVERALDFDPVNPIYLNNKGYILLLQNKAEEAKKLIERALEKDPQNSYAHRNLGLYWMQTGNKVEALVELKKAYDQNPSTDQIHFWLGKAQADNNQKDEACRTWQKGEAIGDAEAASERKKNCR
- a CDS encoding AraC family transcriptional regulator, with amino-acid sequence MKALLFRVPTVDDRSFRVQVDEGAHFYERLHFHPEFQLTLILEGTGTLVVGDRIDRFQPLDLLLLGADVPHVLLSDPAYFERNAQLQIKACTFFFREEFFLQFFEKTPELRHIHAILQDARRGVRLRFGQPTDVTNQFEQIAQKRSFEQFTALLTFLDFLTLSQDYELLAGASYRKPKQPVDQQRLENVFNFILGHYADPITLEDVANVANLTSPAFCRFLRTHTRKTFSELLSEVRIEHACRLLKDSTKSVSEIAFECGYSNLSNFNRQFKQITKLTPREYVKSAGELGQ
- a CDS encoding VOC family protein, producing the protein MIQLTPYLNFEGNCREAMLYYQQCLGGELRLQPVAESPMSAQMPAEVGNQILHAVLEKEGKILLLASDMLGNKRVGGNSITLSIYFQQLNETQVAFEKLAQNGVVTQPLHQTFWGATLGMLTDKFGNHWIFHFSKHPNS
- a CDS encoding endonuclease/exonuclease/phosphatase family protein is translated as MVKILTVKVLKYSLYLLICWGCLARAEAQRTKAKPAAKPITLKVMTFNIHHGENNVGKTNLTRVVELVKEYQPDFVALQEIDSVVPRSGKLNQMRILSLLSDYHSAFSAAIDLQGGKYGLGILSKRPIEHVQKLKLPNPDSTEQRILMCALVPLSEGKSIRFCNTHLDHQSALNRGLQAAIINENLQNSIYPVILGGDFNATADNHTLEALTKYWNDAGANSTQATYPGNGKRIDYFWTHSSAPFKVVEYKVLDEPTASDHLPVLVTYSFGK
- a CDS encoding VOC family protein; translated protein: MKTPPLSINLWFNGNAEEAVAFYTSIFSDASTGRITRSGDQVLAIGFELNGQPFVALNGGPQFSFSEAISFIVNGETQDEIDYYWKKLSADADPNAQQCGWLKDKFGVSWQIVPTQLSEMLGSPDPQQAQRVLNALLGMKKIDIAQLEAAANA
- a CDS encoding magnesium chelatase, with the protein product MAYRDLKPKQLLQLHTLGELKAAGYQPKSIKQELRDNLIEKLRAKESVFPGIWGYEDTVIPDVERAILSMHHINLLGLRGQAKTRIARLMVNLLDEYIPVVAGSELNDDPLQPLSRFARDLVDEKGDHTPIAWVHRQERYAEKLATPDVSVADLIGDVDPIKAATLKLPYSDERVIHFGLIPRSHRCIFVINELPDLQARIQVSLFNILQEGDIQIRGFKLRLPLDIQFVFTANPEDYTNRGSIVTPLKDRIDSQIVTHYPKTLEIGKKITAQEAVVKTEQKGMVKVNEIVKDLVEQIAFEARDSEYVDSKSGVSARLTIAAFENLLSAAERRVLLNGEKETYVRISDLYGAVPAICGKVELVYEGEVEGPVIVAQNLIGKAIRTQFLTYFPNPESLKKKKGAKNPFQKIQQWFGENEMDILSELTNREYEARLKTIEGLDDLVDDFHRGLSREEKLFMMEFALHGMAEHSLIGKQMLDRGLHFKDLLSSMFSGPDEDEDNDDVF
- a CDS encoding DoxX family protein produces the protein MSPKALKISYWTTTIIFVLFMTMDGIGGVTQQKDGQEAFKMLGYPMYLLLIVGSAKLLGVIGLLQTYSSIVKEWAYAGFTFNFICAALSWAFVGEHTAFAIFPLVVLAIMAANYYLWKRYLTLH
- a CDS encoding DMT family transporter gives rise to the protein MKNTIIGILFAMLWASASVATKFGIRSADPLILANVRFLLAGTLMLTFGYTFANSEKTLPRGREWGQLAIFALFNTTLYLSAFVLSMREVSAGIGSLSTATGPLFVIVLSAIWLQRRLKWNEALGVVLGLSGAGLATWPLLQNSFATPRGLSILMAGIVSVSAASVYYARISWRLPNVLINGWQVMMGGIMLLPFTIYFADWQHTRWDAQFWGAVGWLIVPVSVISLQLWFYLLRLDAVRASMWLFLCPVFGFTYSSFFLGEPLSWHTFVGTALVVAGLYVAQRIGARAKGFSKPAFDAEKGERI